The genomic window CAAAAGGGTGTATCATTGGAAATCCATACGATATAGAAACAGGAGCTGGAACATTTAACCCAAATACATTTTTAATGTCTTTAGGACCAGAGCCTTGGAATATAGCATATGTTGAGCCATCAAGAAGACCAAAGGATGGAAGATATGGAGAGAACCCAAACAGGGTTTATCAACATCATCAATTCCAAGTTATAATGAAACCATCACCAGATAATATTCAAGAGTTATACTTAGAATCGTTAAAAGTTTTAGGGATTGATCCTTTAAAGCATGATATACGTTTTGTAGAAGACGATTGGGAATCACCAACTTTAGGAGCTTGGGGATTAGGATGGGAAGTATGGTTAGATGGAATGGAAGTAACTCAATTCACATATTTCCAACAAGTTGGAGGATTAGAGTTAGATGTTGTTCCGGTTGAGATAACATATGGACTAGAAAGATTAGCACTATACATTCAAAATAAAGAGAATGTTTATGATTTAGAGTGGGCTCCAGGAATCAAATATGGAGATATGAGATACCAATATGAGTATGAAAACTCTAAATATTCATTTGAAGTAGCAGATTTAGAAAATCATTTTAAATGGTTTGATGACTATGAGAAGGAAGCTGATAGAGCACTAAATGAAAACTTAGTAATGCCGGCATATGACTATGTTTTAAAATGTTCTCACACATTCAACGTTCTTGACTCAAGAGGAGCAATCTCTACAACTGAGAGAATGGCTTATATTTTAAGAGTTAGAAACCTAGCTAAAAGATGTGCAGAGGTATTTGTACAAAATAGAAAAGAACTAGGATATCCTTTACTAAAAAAGAAGTAAAAGGAAAAAAGAGGAGGAATAGAAAGTGAGATTACTTTTTGAAATAGGGATGGAAGAACTACCTGCAAGATTCCTTGTTCAAACTCTAAAAGAGATGAAAGAGAATTTAGAAGGTAAATTAAATGATAAAAGAGTAAAGTTTGAAGAGATAAAAACTTTTGGAACACCAAGAAGACTTGTTGTTTTAGTTGAAGGTTTAGCTGAAACTCAAGAGGATTTAGATATTTTAAATATGGGTCCTGCAAAGCAAGTTGCATTTGGTGAAAATGGAGAGATTTCAAGAGCTGGATTAGGATTTGCTAAATCTCAAGGAGTAGAAGCAACTGATTTAGAGATTATTGAAACTCCAAAAGGTGAATACATAGCTGTAAGAAAATTCTTAAAAGGAGAATCTACAAAGGCTCTTCTTTCAGAACTTTTAAAAGAGTTAGTATTAGAGATTAATTTCCCAAAATCGATGAAATGGGGAGAGAAAAAATTAAAGTTTGCTAGACCAATTCAATGGTTCTTAGCTTTAGTAAATGAAGAGATAGTAAACTTTGAAATAGAGGGAATTAAAAGTGGAAATTCTTCAAGAGGACATAGATTCTTTGGAACTAATTTCGAAATTTCAACTATAGATGAGTATTTCGAAAAAATTAAAGAAAACAACGTTATTATAGATGTTGAAGAGAGAAAAGAGTTAATAAAAAAACTTATAAAAGAGAATTGTGAAGAAACTGGAGAGCAAGTTCTAATAGATGAAGAACTATTAAAAGAGGTTGCAAACTTAGTTGAATATCCATTCCCTATAGTTGGAACATTTAACTCAGACTTCTTAGAAGTTCCTCAAGATGTACTAATAATATCTATGCAAGTTCATCAAAGATACTTCCCAATCTTGGATTTAGAAGGGAAATTATTACCAA from Cetobacterium sp. ZOR0034 includes these protein-coding regions:
- the glyQ gene encoding glycine--tRNA ligase subunit alpha, producing MTFQEMIFALQQYWSSKGCIIGNPYDIETGAGTFNPNTFLMSLGPEPWNIAYVEPSRRPKDGRYGENPNRVYQHHQFQVIMKPSPDNIQELYLESLKVLGIDPLKHDIRFVEDDWESPTLGAWGLGWEVWLDGMEVTQFTYFQQVGGLELDVVPVEITYGLERLALYIQNKENVYDLEWAPGIKYGDMRYQYEYENSKYSFEVADLENHFKWFDDYEKEADRALNENLVMPAYDYVLKCSHTFNVLDSRGAISTTERMAYILRVRNLAKRCAEVFVQNRKELGYPLLKKK